A genomic region of Mus musculus strain C57BL/6J chromosome 7, GRCm38.p6 C57BL/6J contains the following coding sequences:
- the Rusf1 gene encoding RUS family member 1 isoform 1 (isoform 1 is encoded by transcript variant 1): protein MADAASLRAPLCTEQFGSGAPRGCSAAADGSLQWDGARRWGWLSRAPIAKPGQHAGGGGGPWAALTALSGLRSVLLPQGFPDSVSPDYLPYQLWDSVQAFASSLSGSLATQAVLQGLGVGNAKASVSAATSTWLVKDSTGMLGRIIFAWWKGSKLDCNAKQWRLFADILNDVAMFLEIMAPMYPIFFTMTVSTSNLAKCIVGVAGGATRAALTMHQARRNNMADVSAKDSSQETVVNLAGLLVSLLMLPLVSDCPSLSLGCFVLLTALHIYANYRAVRALVLETLNESRLQLVLEHFLQRGEVLEPASANQMEPLWTGFWPSLSLSLGVPLHHLVSSVSELKQLVEGHHEPYLLCWNKSRNQVRVALSQEAGPETVLRAATHGLILGALQEDGPLPGELAQLRHQVQADPKKESWILVRETHQVLDTLFPKFLKGLQAAGWKTEKHHLEVDEWRATWPLSPEKKVL from the exons ATGGCTGACGCTGCGAGCCTACGGGCGCCGCTGTGCACGGAGCAGTTCGGCTCCGGAGCCCCGCGCGGCTGCAGCGCTGCCGCCGATGGGAGCCTGCAGTGGGACGGGGCTCGGCGCTGGGGCTGGCTCTCCCGGGCCCCGATAGCGAAACCTGGGCAGCACGCGGGTGGAGGCGGGGGACCCTGGGCAGCACTGACCGCTCTTTCGGGCCTCAGATCCGTGCTGCTGCCTCAGGGCTTCCCAGATAGCGTCAGCCCGGATTACCTGCCATACCAGCTGTGGGATTCCGTGCAG GCCTTTGCTTCCAGCCTCTCCGGCTCTCTAGCCACCCAAGCAGTATTGCAGGGCTTAGGGGTAGGCAACGCAAAAGCCTCCGTTTCAGCTGCCACGTCCACCTGGCTCGTGAAAG ATTCAACTGGCATGTTGGGCCGTATCATCTTTGCCTGGTGGAAGGG GAGCAAACTGGACTGCAATGCCAAGCAGTGGAG GCTCTTTGCCGACATCCTCAACGATGTAGCCATGTTCCTAGAGATTATGGCTCCCATGTACCCAATCTTTTTCACCATGACTGTCAGTACCAGCAACCTAGCCAAG TGCATTGTTGGTGTGGCTGGCGGGGCCACTCGAGCTGCACTGACCATGCACCAGGCCCGAAGGAACAACATGGCAGACGTGTCAGCCAAGGACAGCAGTCAG GAGACAGTGGTGAACCTAGCAGGGCTACTGGTCAGCCTTTTGATGCTTCCTCTGGTATCAGATTGCCCAAG CCTCAGCCTTGGCTGTTTCGTCCTGCTCACCGCCCTCCACATCTATGCCAACTACCGGGCAGTCCGAGCCCTTGTCCTGGAGACCTTGAATGAAAGCCGCCTCCAGCTGGTCCTAGAGCACTTCCTGCAGAGGGGAGAGGTACTTGAACCTGCTTCAGCCAATCAGATGGAGCCACTGTGGACAG GTTTCTGGCcatccctgtctctgtccctgggtGTTCCCCTACACCACTTGGTCTCCAG TGTCTCTGAGCTGAAGCAGCTGGTTGAGGGCCATCACGAACCGTACCTCCTTTGCTGGAACAAGTCACGAA ACCAGGTACGGGTTGCCCTGAGCCAAGAAGCAGGCCCCGAGACTGTCTTAAGGGCTGCCACCCATGGGCTGATTCTCGGAGCCCTGCAGGAAGATGGGCCACTTCCGGGAGAGCTGGCACAGCTGAGGCACCAGGTGCAGGCTG ATCCTAAGAAAGAAAGCTGGATTCTTGTCAGGGAGACCCATCAAGTGTTGGACACACTGTTCCCAAAGTTCTTGAAAG GACTGCAGGCTGCTGGCTGGAAGACGGAGAAACACCATCTAGAGGTGGATGAGTGGAGGGCCACATGGCCCTTGTCTCCAGAAAAGAAGGTCTTATGA
- the Rusf1 gene encoding RUS family member 1 isoform 2 (isoform 2 is encoded by transcript variant 2) gives MFLEIMAPMYPIFFTMTVSTSNLAKCIVGVAGGATRAALTMHQARRNNMADVSAKDSSQETVVNLAGLLVSLLMLPLVSDCPSLSLGCFVLLTALHIYANYRAVRALVLETLNESRLQLVLEHFLQRGEVLEPASANQMEPLWTGFWPSLSLSLGVPLHHLVSSVSELKQLVEGHHEPYLLCWNKSRNQVRVALSQEAGPETVLRAATHGLILGALQEDGPLPGELAQLRHQVQADPKKESWILVRETHQVLDTLFPKFLKGLQAAGWKTEKHHLEVDEWRATWPLSPEKKVL, from the exons ATGTTCCTAGAGATTATGGCTCCCATGTACCCAATCTTTTTCACCATGACTGTCAGTACCAGCAACCTAGCCAAG TGCATTGTTGGTGTGGCTGGCGGGGCCACTCGAGCTGCACTGACCATGCACCAGGCCCGAAGGAACAACATGGCAGACGTGTCAGCCAAGGACAGCAGTCAG GAGACAGTGGTGAACCTAGCAGGGCTACTGGTCAGCCTTTTGATGCTTCCTCTGGTATCAGATTGCCCAAG CCTCAGCCTTGGCTGTTTCGTCCTGCTCACCGCCCTCCACATCTATGCCAACTACCGGGCAGTCCGAGCCCTTGTCCTGGAGACCTTGAATGAAAGCCGCCTCCAGCTGGTCCTAGAGCACTTCCTGCAGAGGGGAGAGGTACTTGAACCTGCTTCAGCCAATCAGATGGAGCCACTGTGGACAG GTTTCTGGCcatccctgtctctgtccctgggtGTTCCCCTACACCACTTGGTCTCCAG TGTCTCTGAGCTGAAGCAGCTGGTTGAGGGCCATCACGAACCGTACCTCCTTTGCTGGAACAAGTCACGAA ACCAGGTACGGGTTGCCCTGAGCCAAGAAGCAGGCCCCGAGACTGTCTTAAGGGCTGCCACCCATGGGCTGATTCTCGGAGCCCTGCAGGAAGATGGGCCACTTCCGGGAGAGCTGGCACAGCTGAGGCACCAGGTGCAGGCTG ATCCTAAGAAAGAAAGCTGGATTCTTGTCAGGGAGACCCATCAAGTGTTGGACACACTGTTCCCAAAGTTCTTGAAAG GACTGCAGGCTGCTGGCTGGAAGACGGAGAAACACCATCTAGAGGTGGATGAGTGGAGGGCCACATGGCCCTTGTCTCCAGAAAAGAAGGTCTTATGA